The sequence below is a genomic window from Vibrio spartinae.
CTTATCGTCATTTAGAGAATTTTTATTATCAACATCATTTTGTAGTTCAATCACCACAAGTGCTGCCGGCAGAAATAAATCATCTCTATCAACGTTACCGTCATCAAGGCAGAGATATCACTCCGATGCGATATTTTCCGCCATTTCAGAATTAAGGTGCTATCATTTTCTGTCCATTTTTTGCTGACGAGCAGAAATGATCGGTCTTGAAGTGACTTAGATATAGCAATTCATTCATCGAATTTGATAGTATCAGGGCTTTGCTATATCGCATCCACTTGAATTAAAGGTACCGCATCCACGATGATTGCTCGTAGAAATCTATTCGAACAGCTACCCACTATTGCGTTAGAGCCGAAAGATTTTCAAGTCCTGTACTCCGCAGAACAATTTCGGCATCACTTGATTCAGGCGATTCGACAAGCCAATCACAGAATTTATATTGTTGCACTCTACCTTGAAGCTGATGATGCCGGTCAGGAAATCCTGTCGGAGCTTTATGCAGCGAAACAAAGAAATCCGCAACTGGAGATCGTGATCTGTGTGGACTGGCACCGCGCTCAAAGAGGCCTGATCGGTGCAAAACAGTCTCAGGGAAATGCAGTGATGTATGAATCATTTGCCCAAGACAGTGAACATCCTATCGCGGTTTATGGTATCCCAGTCCGAGGACGGGAAGTGTTCGGAGTGCTGCACCTCAAAGGCTTCATTGTTGATGATGAAGTTATCTACAGTGGTGCAAGCCTGAACAACATCTATCTGCATTATCAGAATCGTTACCGTTTTGACCGCTATCACTCATTCCACAACCGCTCTCTTGCCGACTCGATGGTCGAGTTTATCCGTGATCACTTATTATCTCATCCGGCAGTCAATAACCTGGCCAATCCGTTACGTCCTGCAACGAAGGATTTGAAAACGATCATTCGCCAGTTTCGGACCCAGTTGGCACAAGCAACCTATCAGGTGCCTGATCAGCCAGTCTCGCAGGACCAGATCGGTCTGACGCCATTAGTTGGCGTTGGTAAGCGAAGTAATCGCTTAAATCAATATATCAATCACCTGGTTGCTCAGGCGAAAGAAGAAATTATTATCTGTACGCCTTATTTTAATTTCCCGCATACTATTGCTACTCAGGTCAAAAAAGCCCTCAAGCGTGGTGTAAAAATTCATATTATCGTGGGCGATAAAACCGCGAATGATTTTTATATTCCACCAGAAGAAACATTTAAGACCATCGGGGGATTGCCCTATTTATATGAATTGAATCTGCGTCGTTTTGCTAAATCGAACGAAGCCAGAATTGCCAGTCGGCAATTATCGATTCATCTGTGGAAACATAATGACAACAGTTTTCACTTAAAAGGGGTATGGGTCGATAAACGTTATATGATTATCACCGGCAATAACCTCAATCCCAGAGCGTGGAAGCTTGATCTGGAAAACGGCATTTTGATTCAGGATCACCATGCCCATCTTCAGACTCAATTTGAACAAGAATTCGACAACATCCTGCAGCACACACAGTTAGTCTGTACTTATAAGCAGTTGGACGATTTCGAAAATTATCCGCCCGAGGTTCAACGCTTACTGAAACGGATTCGTCGGGTAAAAGCTGACCGGATTTTAAAGCAGATTCTTTAGATGGATTCAGACATCCATTTCACGCATTAAAAAAGCCTCCGAACGGAGGCTTTTTCGTGCATATCATGACAGTTCGACTCAGATAAATGCAAATGCGTCGCCATAGATACGTTCACTTCTCGCGTGCTTATTTTGAGTAAACTGTTCCCGAGCGGCCCCTGCCATATCAAATCGACCCGCAATATAGATATCAAATTCTTCCAACGATTCGAAATCAGCACTGACGGCTTGCAATACATTGCCGACTTTTCCGTCCCAAAGCGGATCGGTTGATATCTCGACAACTGGCGTAAACGTGAGTCTGGTATGTTGAGTCGCTAAATTACGTAATTCGTCGAATGCATAGAGCTGGAGCACATCTTTTGCTCCCCAATAAAGAAAGATATCACGCTGAATATTCTGGTTCAGGCAATGATCCAGAATCGAGCGTACATAACTGAATCCTGTACCACCGGCAATCAGCAATAAAGGACGCGTCGTATCTTCTTTCAGCCAAGCATCCCCATGAGGTATATCAATGGTGATCTCGCCATCGTGCTGCAACGCGGCATTCATCGCATCAACAACTTCACTGGCATAAGCGTTATGTTCAGCAGCACCAATATGTAATTCAAGTTCGCCACCTTGCCGGCATGGGCTACTGGCAATCGAGAACGGACGTTTATCTCCCTCTGCCATCACCACCATCAGGTACTGACCTGCATGGAAATCAACGGGTGACGCAGGTTGGAGAAGAATACGGTATGTATTACTGGCTAAAGGCTGAACTGAGTTTACTTTACATGTTATGATCATTCTAATTCCTCTTCCTTACTCATCCCAAGTAAGGACTAAATGAGTTTGAGCATAAGCCTGACAGGAAAATATCCATCCCTGAGACTGCTCTTCTTCCGTCAGCATTGGTTCGAGTTGATAAGAAACTTCTCCCGAAAGCTTTTTGCACAAACACATCCCACACGCACCAACCCGACAACGATATGGGAAAGGGATCTGCTGACGAATTGCCGCATCCAACACGGTTTGACCGCGCTCTATAGTGAATTCAAGATCTTCGGGCAGCAAGCGTACCGTAAAGGTCATAAGATTCCTAACTCATCCCAGATCGCATCGATTTTGCGAACAACTTCCGGATCTTTACGGATCTCCTTACCCCACTCTCTGGCTGTCTCGCCTGCCCATTTATTGGTTGCATCCAATCCCATTTTAGAGCCAAGCCCTGAAACCGGTGATGCAAAATCCAGAGAATCAATTGGCGTGTTTTCGACCATCGTCGTATCCCGGGCAGGATCCATCCGCGTCGTTATCGCCCAGATGACATCTTTCCAATCTCGAGCATTGATATCATCATCACAGACAATCACAAACTTGGTATACATAAATTGACGTAAGAAAGACCAAACTCCCATCATGACTCGCTTGGCATGACCGGGATACTGCTTCTTGATCGTTACGACAGCCATCCGATAGGAACATCCTTCGGGGGGAAGATAAAAGTCGACAATTTCCGGAAACTGCTTTTGTAAAATAGGGACAAAAACTTCGTTCAATGCTTCCCCGAGAACGGCTGGTTCATCCGGTGGTCTTCCCGTATAAGTACTATGATAAATCGGCTGCTTTCTCATTGTCACATGAGTTACAGTAAAGACATGATGACGCTCAACCTCATTAAAATAGCCAGTATGATCGCCATAAGGTCCTTCGTCTGCATACTCATTCGGATCAATATATCCTTCGAGCACAATCTCTGCGCTAGCCGGCACTTCCAGATCATTACTGATTGATTGGACAACTTCGGTCTTACTGCCTCTCAACAATCCGGCAAATGCATATTCGGAAAGTGCATCTGGCACTGGCGTCACAGCCCCCAGAATTGTGGCCGGATCAGCGCCGAAAGCGACAGAGACCGGAAATGGTTCCCCGGGACGCTCAACTTGCCAATCCCGGAAATCTAATGCACCGCCACGATGCTGAAACCAACGCATGATCACTTTATTTTTACTGAGTTTCTGTTGTCGGTAGATCCCTAAATTTTGTCGTTTTTTCGTCGGTCCCTTCGTGATCGTCAGCCCCCAGGTTAACAGCGGAGCCACATCACCCGGCCAACAACGCATCACCGGAATTCTATCCAAATCAACATCATCACCTTGCCAGATGATTTCCTGACAAGACGCTTTTTTCAAACGTTTCACCGGCATATTTAAGACCTGCTTAAAAACCGGGAGTTTATCGAGTGCATCCTTAAAGCCTTTGGGCGGCTCAGGTTCTTTAAGGTAGGCAAGCAACTGGCCGATTTCACGAAGCTCACTGACATCAACACGCCCCATCCCCATCGCGACGCGTTGCGGCGTACCAAACAGATTTGCCAGTACCGGGATGTCATACCCAACTGGATTTTCAAATAAAAGTGCAGGCCCGCCCGCTCTTAAGGTCCGATCACAGATCTCAGTCATTTCATATTGAGGGTCAATCGGATGATGAATACGTTTCAATTGACCATGCTTTTCCAAATAGTCGATAAAATCGCGTAAATCCTTAAAAATCATAAGACTTCTGCCTGAATGTGATATCGAAGCAGTATAACAAAAACGAAACAACTCTGAATTTTCTTTTTCCTATAGTGTTAACGTTCTTGAGTTCTTCAATGGTGCTGCCATAAAGCAGTCGGCGATAAAACATGGTGTGGCTATCTCAATGCCTGACTCAGTACACGAAGCTTCATTTGACGGTTTGCTTTTAGCAATTCATCCAGCCAATTACCATATCCGGCATTCACCAATACTTGTGCAGCATAGGGCGCTTTTTCTTGACTCAGCGCCTGAACCAAATAAGTTTTGACCGGTTCAGGCATCGGATTAAGCAGAACTAAAGCCTCAATCGCCTGTGCTCTCAAACTCGGGTTCTTGCTAGCCGCCATCACTTGCTGCACCGAAAAATCATCCGTCAAACCAGACAGCCGGGTCAATTCAGCTACAGAGTGAACATCTGATTTCATCAACCACAATAACCGATAAACATCTTGATTCTGACTTGTCCGAGCCAGTGCAACCATGACTCGCGTCGAAGGCAACCAGCTACGAATACTTGCATCAATCACTTGCTTTGCCAAATAATCCAGCCCCGACTCCGATAAGCTCCCCAACTCCTGAATCAACAAAGATTCCCGGGCATGAAGCTGACGTTTATTTTTGGATAACCATGGTTGTAACGGCAGATCATGCTGTTCAACTTTTAGCACAAAATCGAGGACACTTTTCTCCTGTTGCCAGGTTTTGACTAAGCGATTGGCAACCGAAGGATAATCAAATGCCGGTGTAGAAAATTCGAATCCTTCACTTTGATTGGTGAGATAGTAAACCGGTGAAATCAAACGCTGTTGTTCGATAAAGCGCTCCACTTGTGCAGAAAAGATAGTTTTTTCTTGTTCGAGAGCCCGGAGTAATAAAAAACGAACAGCCTCTTGCTGAGGCAAGGCCAACCGTTGTAAAGCAAAATTTAAAGAATCAATTTGATCATCAGCAATCAGCTGTTTGAACGCTTCAACTTGGTGCTGAACTGTGGGGGCTTGTAACAGCTGATTACGGCTTTGTGCATCCAATGATTGCGCAGCAACCGAAAAGCAAATGAAACAACAACAGAGCAGGAGTTGCGATACCCACGTTCCTTGTGGCATGTGTTAACCTCCATGTAACATCTAATTTTCATTTTCGGTGCATCTTTTATGAAATGCAAGAAAAAGCGCCACCGTTTCCGGTGGCGCTTTCATGATTAGAACAGTCTAGATTTTACTGGCGTCTCATCGCATCAAAGAACTCATCATTCGTCTTTGTCATCGCCAGTTTATCAATGAGGAATTCCATCGCATCGGTTTCCCCCATCGGGTGAACGATTCTGCGCAAAATCCACATTTTCTGTAACTCGTCAGTTTTGGTCAGCAACTCTTCACGACGTGTTCCGGAACGGTTGAAGTCGATCGCAGGGAAGACACGTTTTTCTGCTATCTTACGGTTCAGGTGTAATTCCATATTCCCTGTCCCTTTAAACTCTTCGTAGATAACTTCGTCCATTTTCGAACCGGTATCAACCAAGGCTGTCGCGATAATCGTCAAACTACCGCCTTCTTCAACATTCCGAGCCGCACCGAAGAAACGCTTAGGACGATGGAGCGCATTCGCGTCCACACCACCAGTCAGGACTTTGCCCGAAGAAGGAACAACCGTGTTATATGCACGCGCCAAACGTGTAATTGAATCCAATAAAATCACAACGTCTTTCTTGTGTTCAACCAAACGTTTCGCCTTCTCAATGACCATTTCTGCCACTTGAACGTGACGAGATGCCGGTTCATCAAAGGTAGAAGCAATAACTTCACCTTTAACCAAACGTTGCATTTCTGTCACTTCTTCCGGACGTTCGTCAATCAGCAACACCATCAAAATACACTCGGGATGGTTGTAAGCAATACTCTGAGCAATGTTTTGCAGCAGCATCGTTTTACCAGCCTTCGGTGGTGCAACAATCAAGCCACGCTGACCTTTTCCGATTGGTGATGCTAAATCCAAGACACGAGCGGTAATATCTTCAGTCGAACCGTTGCCGCGTTCCATCACCATTCGTTCATTGGCATGTAGCGGTGTCAGGTTTTCAAACAGAATCTTATTTCGGGCGTTATCTGGTTTATCAGCATTGACGGTATTGACTTTGAGTAACGCAAAGTAGCGTTCACCTTCTTTCGGTGGCCGAATCTTCCCAGCAATTGAATCACCTGTACGCAGGTTGAAACGACGAATCTGACTCGGTGACACATAAATATCGTCCGGCCCAGCCAGATAAGAGCTGTCTGCACTACGCAAAAAACCAAAGCCGTCCTGGAGAATTTCTAATACGCCATCACCAAAGATGTCTTCACCACTTTTTGCGTGAGCTTTTAAAATAGAGAAGATAATGTCTTGTTTTCTTAAACGCGCGAGGTTTTCAAGCCCCAAGCTTTCACCCAGCTGCACGAGCTCAGACACAGGGTTGTTCTTTAATTCTGTTAAATTCATTGTGGTGGATACTTGTTTAGTCAAAATTAGGATCTGTTTAGTAGTGTTAAGATGGATTTGGCCTCAGGATTGACCAAGAAGTGAACATATGATTCATTAGTGTGCGATAACCTAGCACTATTTATCAGGCTAGTCTAGATTTTGTTTTATTTCCATGTGCAAAACCGTACATATCTCTATGTACGGTTTTCAGCCATTATAAATTGGCGTCTAAAAACTCTTTGAGCTGAGTCTTTGACAACGCACCAACTTTTGTTGCTGCAACACTACCATTTTTAAACAGAAGCAATGTTGGGATACCACGAATACCATACTTTGCTGGCGTACCTGCATTTTGATCGATATTTAATTTACCAATCTTGATCTTACCTTCGTACTCATTCGCTATTTCATCCAAAATCGGTGCAATCATTTTGCATGGACCACACCATTCTGCCCAGAAATCAATAAGTACAGGAACTTTAGCATCGGTCACACTACTTTCAAATGTGTCATCGGTGAGCTGCAAAATCTTATCACTCATCTTAACTCCAATGTATTTTCTTGGACCAGTTGCATAACAACCAGTAATTTTGATGCTCTATTGGAATGTATTTACTTCCGTATTGCAAGCTTAAGCTGATATTCTATAGTGATGAAAAAGACGCATATCACAGAGCAAAAATTCGCCGACTTGGGTTTAGCCCCTCAAGTCACCGCAGGTTTGGAACAAAAAGGGTTCGCTTATTGCACCCCAATCCAAGCCTTGGCGCTGCCGGTAGTGCTCTCCGGCCATGACATTGCAGGCCAGGCCCAAACAGGGACTGGTAAAACGCTTGCGTTTCTTGCTGCAACCTTTAATCATCTGCTAACAACACCTGCTCAAGAAGAGCGGGAGCCAACACAGCCACGAGCAATTATTATGGCACCAACTCGTGAGTTAGCGATACAAATTTTTAACGATGCAGAACCACTCGTTCAAAGTACCGGCTTAAAAGTCGCACTGGCTTATGGTGGTGAAAGTTACGATAAACAGCAGTCCAAGTTACAACAAGGTGTTGATATTCTTATCGGAACCACCGGTCGGATTATCGATTTCTACAAACAAAAAGTGTTCAATCTGAACCATATTCAGGTGGTCGTTCTCGATGAAGCAGACCGAATGTTTGATCTCGGTTTTATCAAGGATATTCGTTTTCTGTTCCGCCGAATGCCGCCACCGAAGAACCGACTGAACATGTTATTCTCCGCCACCCTCTCTTATCGGGTTCAGGAATTAGCATTTGAGCACATGAACAGTCCGGAGCATGTTGTCGTCGAACCGTCGCAAAAAACCGGACATCGAATTAAAGAAGAACTGTTTTACCCCTCGAATGAGCACAAAATGGCTTTGTTACAAACCCTCATTGAAGAAGAGTGGCCGGACAGAGCAATCATTTTTGCCAATACCAAACATAAGTGTGAACGAGTCTGGGGACATCTGGCTGCCGATGGGCATCGCGTCGGACTACTGACCGGTGATGTGCCGCAGAAAAAACGGGAACGCATTCTAGAGCAATTTACGCAGGGCCAGTTGGATATTTTAGTCGCGACCGACGTTGCTGCGCGAGGACTACATATCCCTCAGGTAACTCACGTCTTTAACTACGATTTACCAGACGACAGTGAAGATTATGTACACCGGATTGGCCGGACGGGCAGAGCCGGAGAAAGTGGTCATTCGATTAGCTTCGCCTGCGAAGAATACGCGATCAATGTGCCGGGAATAGAAACATATATCGAACATTCAATTCCGGTTTCTGATTATGATTCATCGGCACTATTAACTGATTTACCCAGTCCGTTAAAACTTGCTTCATCAAAAACATCAAGAAGAACCAATACTGGTGGTTCACGGTCTGGACGTCAGAATGGACGAGGTAATAATCCATCCAGAAAACGGCCGCGACAAAACAACCACCAGAATAAAAATAGCTGAGTGAATCTATGAGCCAAGCCGTATCTTCACCTCTCTATGCTGCAATCGATCTGGGTTCAAACAGCTTTCATATGCTGATTGTTCGTCATGTTGAAGGCAGTATACAGACGATGGCCAAAATTAAACGGAAAGTGAGACTTGCCGCCGGACTGGATGAGAATAATGCACTCAGCCAGGAGGCGATGCAGCGGGGTTGGGACTGTTTGAGTCTGTTCGCAGAACGATTACAGGATATCCCCAAAGAAAATATCCGCATTGTCGGAACGGCAACTCTTCGGACGGCCGTCAATGTCGATGTATTTTTGCGTCAGGCCAATCAGATCCTCGGACATCCGATTGAAACCATTTCAGGTGAAGAAGAAGCCGCTACCATTTATAAAGGAGTCGCTCATACTTCCGGTGGCAGCGGACGTCGGTTCGTGGTTGATATCGGTGGCGCAAGTACCGAACTGATTATTGGTGAAGGTTTTGAAGCCAAAGCCTTAACCAGTTTAAAAATGGGCTGTGTCACTTGGCTCGAAAAACACTTCAGAGATCGTCAGCTCTCTCAAGAAAACTTCGAACATGCGATCGAAGACGCGAAAAAAATGCTAACGCCGATCCTGCAACAATATCGCACGATCGGCTGGGATATCTGCGTCGGGGCCAGCGGGACAGTACAAGCGTTACAGGAAATCATGCTGGCTCAGGGGATGGATGAAGTCATTACACTGAGCAAACTGAAGCGCCTCCAAAATCAGGCAATGCGAGCGGATCATCTCGAAGAACTGGAAATCGAAGGACTGACGTTGGAAAGAGCACTGGTTTTCCCAAGCGGTCTATCGATCCTGATTGCTATATTTGAGGAATGCCAAATCGAAGCCATGACATTGGCAGGCGGAGCCCTTCGGGAAGGACTGCTTTATGAAATGATTGATGGATTACGTCAGGATAATATCCGAGAGCGAACCATCCACAGTATTCAGAGTCGCTATCAAATCGATACGGTATACGCGGCTCAGGTCTCAGACCTTGCCAGTAAATTGTTTAACCAGTGTGGTGGCGTCGCATGGATCGTCGAACCTCAGGCAGA
It includes:
- the pssA gene encoding CDP-diacylglycerol--serine O-phosphatidyltransferase, translated to MIARRNLFEQLPTIALEPKDFQVLYSAEQFRHHLIQAIRQANHRIYIVALYLEADDAGQEILSELYAAKQRNPQLEIVICVDWHRAQRGLIGAKQSQGNAVMYESFAQDSEHPIAVYGIPVRGREVFGVLHLKGFIVDDEVIYSGASLNNIYLHYQNRYRFDRYHSFHNRSLADSMVEFIRDHLLSHPAVNNLANPLRPATKDLKTIIRQFRTQLAQATYQVPDQPVSQDQIGLTPLVGVGKRSNRLNQYINHLVAQAKEEIIICTPYFNFPHTIATQVKKALKRGVKIHIIVGDKTANDFYIPPEETFKTIGGLPYLYELNLRRFAKSNEARIASRQLSIHLWKHNDNSFHLKGVWVDKRYMIITGNNLNPRAWKLDLENGILIQDHHAHLQTQFEQEFDNILQHTQLVCTYKQLDDFENYPPEVQRLLKRIRRVKADRILKQIL
- the fre gene encoding NAD(P)H-flavin reductase, with product MIITCKVNSVQPLASNTYRILLQPASPVDFHAGQYLMVVMAEGDKRPFSIASSPCRQGGELELHIGAAEHNAYASEVVDAMNAALQHDGEITIDIPHGDAWLKEDTTRPLLLIAGGTGFSYVRSILDHCLNQNIQRDIFLYWGAKDVLQLYAFDELRNLATQHTRLTFTPVVEISTDPLWDGKVGNVLQAVSADFESLEEFDIYIAGRFDMAGAAREQFTQNKHARSERIYGDAFAFI
- a CDS encoding 2Fe-2S iron-sulfur cluster-binding protein is translated as MTFTVRLLPEDLEFTIERGQTVLDAAIRQQIPFPYRCRVGACGMCLCKKLSGEVSYQLEPMLTEEEQSQGWIFSCQAYAQTHLVLTWDE
- the ubiD gene encoding 4-hydroxy-3-polyprenylbenzoate decarboxylase, with amino-acid sequence MIFKDLRDFIDYLEKHGQLKRIHHPIDPQYEMTEICDRTLRAGGPALLFENPVGYDIPVLANLFGTPQRVAMGMGRVDVSELREIGQLLAYLKEPEPPKGFKDALDKLPVFKQVLNMPVKRLKKASCQEIIWQGDDVDLDRIPVMRCWPGDVAPLLTWGLTITKGPTKKRQNLGIYRQQKLSKNKVIMRWFQHRGGALDFRDWQVERPGEPFPVSVAFGADPATILGAVTPVPDALSEYAFAGLLRGSKTEVVQSISNDLEVPASAEIVLEGYIDPNEYADEGPYGDHTGYFNEVERHHVFTVTHVTMRKQPIYHSTYTGRPPDEPAVLGEALNEVFVPILQKQFPEIVDFYLPPEGCSYRMAVVTIKKQYPGHAKRVMMGVWSFLRQFMYTKFVIVCDDDINARDWKDVIWAITTRMDPARDTTMVENTPIDSLDFASPVSGLGSKMGLDATNKWAGETAREWGKEIRKDPEVVRKIDAIWDELGIL
- the rho gene encoding transcription termination factor Rho; translated protein: MNLTELKNNPVSELVQLGESLGLENLARLRKQDIIFSILKAHAKSGEDIFGDGVLEILQDGFGFLRSADSSYLAGPDDIYVSPSQIRRFNLRTGDSIAGKIRPPKEGERYFALLKVNTVNADKPDNARNKILFENLTPLHANERMVMERGNGSTEDITARVLDLASPIGKGQRGLIVAPPKAGKTMLLQNIAQSIAYNHPECILMVLLIDERPEEVTEMQRLVKGEVIASTFDEPASRHVQVAEMVIEKAKRLVEHKKDVVILLDSITRLARAYNTVVPSSGKVLTGGVDANALHRPKRFFGAARNVEEGGSLTIIATALVDTGSKMDEVIYEEFKGTGNMELHLNRKIAEKRVFPAIDFNRSGTRREELLTKTDELQKMWILRRIVHPMGETDAMEFLIDKLAMTKTNDEFFDAMRRQ
- the trxA gene encoding thioredoxin TrxA, whose translation is MSDKILQLTDDTFESSVTDAKVPVLIDFWAEWCGPCKMIAPILDEIANEYEGKIKIGKLNIDQNAGTPAKYGIRGIPTLLLFKNGSVAATKVGALSKTQLKEFLDANL
- the rhlB gene encoding ATP-dependent RNA helicase RhlB, coding for MKKTHITEQKFADLGLAPQVTAGLEQKGFAYCTPIQALALPVVLSGHDIAGQAQTGTGKTLAFLAATFNHLLTTPAQEEREPTQPRAIIMAPTRELAIQIFNDAEPLVQSTGLKVALAYGGESYDKQQSKLQQGVDILIGTTGRIIDFYKQKVFNLNHIQVVVLDEADRMFDLGFIKDIRFLFRRMPPPKNRLNMLFSATLSYRVQELAFEHMNSPEHVVVEPSQKTGHRIKEELFYPSNEHKMALLQTLIEEEWPDRAIIFANTKHKCERVWGHLAADGHRVGLLTGDVPQKKRERILEQFTQGQLDILVATDVAARGLHIPQVTHVFNYDLPDDSEDYVHRIGRTGRAGESGHSISFACEEYAINVPGIETYIEHSIPVSDYDSSALLTDLPSPLKLASSKTSRRTNTGGSRSGRQNGRGNNPSRKRPRQNNHQNKNS
- the gppA gene encoding guanosine-5'-triphosphate,3'-diphosphate diphosphatase, with the translated sequence MSQAVSSPLYAAIDLGSNSFHMLIVRHVEGSIQTMAKIKRKVRLAAGLDENNALSQEAMQRGWDCLSLFAERLQDIPKENIRIVGTATLRTAVNVDVFLRQANQILGHPIETISGEEEAATIYKGVAHTSGGSGRRFVVDIGGASTELIIGEGFEAKALTSLKMGCVTWLEKHFRDRQLSQENFEHAIEDAKKMLTPILQQYRTIGWDICVGASGTVQALQEIMLAQGMDEVITLSKLKRLQNQAMRADHLEELEIEGLTLERALVFPSGLSILIAIFEECQIEAMTLAGGALREGLLYEMIDGLRQDNIRERTIHSIQSRYQIDTVYAAQVSDLASKLFNQCGGVAWIVEPQAEMLLRAAAQLHEIGLAVDYKKGGEHSAYLIQHSELPGFTRAQRYCLGELIRRYRDNITSMPEQYALSGASSKRLLRLLRLAVLLSHRRNSALEPRVKLACSEDTLQLSLNAQWLDANPLTKAELEIEANRQTDMGWPLEVIAQP